From a single Candidatus Zixiibacteriota bacterium genomic region:
- a CDS encoding cytochrome c maturation protein CcmE, with product MKVKYIIGVAVILLFVVWGASAFLKTTVQYVTIAEARQSDKTVQVLGNIDFNDYRYDADKRRLEFSIFDAEASNPEAAEKMKVVYYGVVPGNFEQATQVVVKGKPGADGFEADKLLVKCPSKYQGMEEDSMESAGTTGS from the coding sequence ATGAAAGTTAAATATATTATCGGCGTCGCTGTCATACTTCTCTTTGTCGTCTGGGGTGCCTCGGCCTTCCTGAAGACCACGGTGCAGTATGTCACGATAGCTGAAGCGCGCCAGTCGGATAAGACGGTGCAGGTTCTGGGCAATATTGATTTCAATGATTATCGCTATGATGCCGATAAACGTAGATTAGAGTTCTCTATTTTCGACGCCGAGGCTTCCAACCCCGAAGCCGCGGAGAAAATGAAAGTGGTTTACTACGGGGTTGTTCCGGGCAATTTCGAACAGGCCACGCAGGTCGTGGTCAAAGGAAAGCCGGGCGCTGATGGTTTCGAAGCCGATAAACTTCTGGTGAAGTGCCCTTCGAAATATCAGGGAATGGAAGAAGACTCGATGGAGTCGGCCGGAACTACCGGTTCATAA
- a CDS encoding CcmD family protein: MDANYVVMAVTLIVWLGIFLYLLSIDRKVRRLEGKNES, encoded by the coding sequence ATGGATGCCAATTATGTCGTAATGGCGGTAACCCTGATTGTCTGGTTGGGTATATTCTTATACCTGCTTTCGATAGACCGTAAAGTTCGCCGTTTGGAGGGAAAAAATGAAAGTTAA
- the ccsA gene encoding cytochrome c biogenesis protein CcsA, producing MIWKLLIFLAMSFVVVMAFITPSPMNPANTLGPVDVYRIFYFHVPQSWVATLAFLMSMFLSIRFLQTKNMAFDIKAVTANRLGLMFAILATVTGSIFAKMTWGEFWNWSEIREVSIFILLIIYGAYFALRSALPDPDQRATLSAVLSIIFAVSAVFLIFILPRIYPSFSQHPTDSVVDKSGKLTMGGTVSLIFFTSLAVFTALFVWIYDLSVRLQNIYEKRLLEDK from the coding sequence ATGATTTGGAAATTACTGATTTTTCTGGCGATGTCCTTTGTGGTGGTGATGGCGTTTATTACCCCTTCGCCGATGAACCCTGCCAACACTCTTGGTCCGGTCGATGTCTATCGGATTTTCTATTTCCATGTCCCTCAATCCTGGGTGGCGACCCTGGCTTTCTTGATGTCGATGTTCCTTTCTATTCGCTTTCTTCAAACCAAGAATATGGCATTCGATATAAAAGCGGTCACCGCCAATCGGCTGGGACTGATGTTTGCTATTCTGGCTACGGTCACCGGCTCCATCTTCGCCAAGATGACCTGGGGAGAATTCTGGAACTGGTCGGAGATACGGGAGGTCTCCATATTTATTCTGCTTATAATCTATGGCGCCTATTTCGCCCTCCGTTCGGCTCTTCCTGACCCCGACCAGCGGGCGACACTTTCGGCCGTTCTCTCGATAATATTTGCCGTTTCGGCGGTTTTCCTGATTTTCATTCTGCCGCGTATCTACCCCTCATTTTCGCAACATCCGACCGATTCGGTTGTGGATAAAAGCGGCAAACTGACTATGGGGGGGACGGTCAGCCTTATCTTTTTCACTTCGCTGGCTGTTTTTACCGCTCTTTTCGTATGGATTTATGACCTTTCTGTAAGACTTCAGAACATATATGAAAAAAGATTGTTGGAGGATAAGTAA
- a CDS encoding heme exporter protein CcmB, producing MRNDSVNWVSRVLAVTEKDIVSEFRTRYAINAILMFALVTLTVISFAVGAFSPTKEVMAALFWIILFFAAMSGLAQVFIKEEESGTALALKLASDGTVIFFGKLLFNLALLFALTVIVVPLFIILLKTEPANWLFFLYAILLGNIGLAGATTIIAAIVSKATIKGALFTVLSFPVLMPLLIAVIEITKSAFLGGVFKDIAAPMQLLVAYDVVMIILSYLLFDFVWRQ from the coding sequence TTGCGGAACGACTCTGTCAACTGGGTCAGTAGAGTTCTGGCTGTTACTGAAAAAGATATCGTCTCCGAATTCCGGACACGATACGCCATCAACGCCATCCTGATGTTCGCTCTGGTGACCCTGACTGTTATCTCTTTTGCCGTCGGGGCCTTTTCACCCACCAAAGAGGTAATGGCGGCGCTGTTCTGGATAATTCTTTTCTTTGCCGCCATGTCGGGACTGGCGCAGGTCTTTATCAAAGAAGAAGAATCCGGCACAGCACTGGCTCTGAAACTGGCGTCTGATGGCACAGTCATCTTTTTTGGCAAGCTGCTTTTCAACCTGGCGCTCCTTTTTGCCCTGACGGTCATCGTGGTGCCGCTTTTTATTATCCTCCTTAAGACCGAACCGGCTAACTGGCTTTTCTTCCTCTATGCTATCTTACTGGGAAACATTGGCTTAGCCGGGGCGACGACTATTATTGCCGCCATTGTATCCAAGGCGACTATCAAAGGCGCCCTCTTTACGGTCCTCTCCTTTCCGGTACTGATGCCGCTTCTAATAGCTGTGATAGAAATCACAAAGTCGGCTTTCCTGGGAGGGGTGTTTAAAGATATCGCGGCCCCAATGCAACTTCTTGTTGCCTATGATGTTGTAATGATAATATTATCCTATTTATTATTCGATTTTGTCTGGCGACAATAA
- a CDS encoding ABC transporter ATP-binding protein: MLKLDVQNLAKRFGARKVFENINFSLTPGESIAIVGPNGSGKSTLLRLIIGLNIPTRGKVVFSDDGKPLEFDAYRRRLALVSPYLSLYGSLTGKENLRFFAKVNGDNISDQEIESLLAQVGLQGRGDDFVSAYSSGMLQRLKYAVALAKNPEILMLDEPSSNLDESGKKAVSDIIESRRKSTILIIATNEKEEYALAERLCQLGQ, from the coding sequence ATGCTGAAACTTGACGTCCAGAATCTCGCCAAACGGTTTGGCGCCCGAAAAGTGTTCGAGAATATCAATTTCTCGCTGACACCGGGAGAGTCTATCGCCATTGTCGGACCGAACGGCTCCGGCAAATCTACCCTGCTGCGATTGATAATAGGCTTGAATATCCCGACCAGAGGGAAAGTGGTCTTCTCCGATGACGGCAAACCGCTCGAATTCGACGCTTACCGTCGCCGGCTGGCGCTGGTTTCCCCCTATCTTTCTCTCTATGGTTCGCTGACCGGAAAAGAGAATCTTCGCTTCTTCGCCAAAGTCAACGGCGATAATATCAGCGACCAGGAGATCGAATCACTTCTGGCACAGGTCGGATTGCAGGGGAGAGGGGATGATTTCGTCTCGGCATATTCTTCCGGAATGCTGCAGCGTCTAAAGTACGCCGTCGCCCTCGCCAAGAATCCGGAAATTTTGATGCTGGATGAGCCATCATCGAACCTCGATGAGTCCGGGAAAAAGGCTGTTTCTGATATAATCGAATCACGCCGAAAGAGTACCATTCTGATAATCGCCACCAATGAGAAGGAGGAGTACGCCCTTGCGGAACGACTCTGTCAACTGGGTCAGTAG